The following is a genomic window from Fervidobacterium sp..
TTGCACTTGTACATTATTTTGTAGTAACTGGTGATGAACAGTTCATGAAAGATTACGGAGTGGAAATGCTCCTCGAAACTGCTAAATTCTGGGCATCCAGAGTTGAATACAATAAGGAAAAAGATAGGTATGAAATAAATAAAGTTATAGGACCCGATGAGTTTCATGAACATGTTAACAACAACGTTTACACAAATTACTTAGCAAAATGGAATATGATTAAAGCAATCGAATTTTACAATTGGCTAAGGGAAAAAGATTTAGTAAAATTCCAGAAGCTGAAAAATTACCTCGGATTAACCGATGAGGAAGTTGAAAACTGGAAAGTAATAGCGGAAAAGATTTACATACCAAAGAAAGAGAATGAAAAGCTAATAGAACAATTTGAAGGATATTTTGATCTTGAGGAACATGAAATAACCGAATGGGATGAGAACGGACTACCAAAATGGCCAAAAACTGTCGATTTGACTAAGCTTGGAGAAACTAAATTGATAAAACAGCCAGACGTTGTGATGCTTATGCTTGTTCTTCCAGAGGAATTTGACAAAGAGGAAATGAAAATTAACTATGAATACTACGAAAGACGCACAATGCACAAATCCTCACTCAGTCCATCGATGTATTCAATAATGGGACTCAAAGTTGGTGACACACATAACGCGTATAAATATTTTATGAAAACGGTGCTTGTAGACCTTGAGGATAACCAAGGAAATACAAACAACGGATTTCATGCAGCTTCCGCAGGCGGTGCATGGCAGTGTGTTGTCAACGGATTTGGCGGCATGACACTTAATAGTCAAGGTATACTCGAATTCAATCCGTGGTTACCAGAAAACTGGAAAAAACTCGAGTTCAAGATCAATTATAAAGATGCGCATATTAACGTAAAGATAGTAAAAGAACAGAAAACAACGTTGGAAATCACCACAGATAGAGAACTAACAGTTAAAATAAAAGATGAAATGAGAAATCTTTCCAAAGGCGGAAATACGTTTGAATTATGATTCAAAAAAGGTAGGCATCCGCCTACCTTTTTTCATTAAAAGTTTCTATTTTAATACCCATCCATTACCCATCCATGTAAATTCAAATTCAGCTAAGTAAAAGTAACTCGGTTTCAAACTATTTACAAAAAAACTAGCTAAACTACTGGGAAAAAACTTTTTCAACTTTACTCTCCAAAATATAGTACTTGGCATTGTGATGTTTTAATTGACTTATCTTTGTTTTAAACGTGTAGACTATTGAATAATCTTCCAAAACAAGCAAATTTATCTGACAGTTTTTAGCTTTTAATACAGCACCTCTGAAAATACTTGCTGAATCCAAAGTTGTGTTAATAACATTTGCCTCTGAGAGATCCGAAGTTTGCAAATTGCCAAAATACGAATCACTGATTATTGCTCTTGATAATGTGGTAATTGATGAAGATTGTATGTTTGAGCGTACAATGAACACAGTTCCACAATTTTGTATGCTCAAATTTTGAATGTTAGAATCTATTATGTACAAGGCGTAAGCACCATTTACTGAGACCTTCTCCAACTGAGATTTTCTTATTATTACAAAATTAGTCATAGACAAATTTGCGTTATTTGCGGTTGCTCCATCTAAAAAAACCAACGCACCTCTGTCAGACATAATGTCTGTGTTGTATGCATTTCCCTTCAGGTAAAGAATACCTTTGTCTGAAATATTCAACGTTCCACTTCCAATGATACTTATAGGTCCTGTTGTTATAAACGTTCCTTTGATGGTTAGTTCAGAGTTGAGCGTATTTATTAAAGTCACTCCTTCTTCAAGAATTAGTCCATTTTTATCAGTGATCAGCACTTTGCTAAGTATTCTGTACGGAGATTTTGAAGAGAGTAAAAACTTTCGTCCTGTAATATTTGTTATAGGCAACTGAGAATCAAGTATATCGAGTTTTTCCAAAAGTGGAAATATGAAGATAGCATCAACAATATTGTTAAAATCATCTTGGAAAAGTGCTATCTGTGGGTAGTCCGCCAACTTTACATCTTTCCCAACTAAGGTAGGTTTTAAAGAACGATTTTCTGGATTAAATATTCTTACCTCTTTATTAAACATGTATGCATACGGTGAGGTTGATATTTCAATAGTATCTTTCTGCGGTGAAGTTCTAACTTCAACTAAGTAATCCTTACCATCAATGGTAACTCTCCTTACTCCATCGTCAATTAACATACCATCCAAAAAGGAGAAATAATATTTCTTACCATCAATGTTGAAAGTTCTATTTATCTCAATTCTTTCTACGCCCATTTTAGGAGGTAATCTAAGAGATTCCCCGGTGGCAAACCCCACCGAGGACAAAATTAGTAAGACTATTCCAAGTTTTATGAGTTTTCTGAAAGAAACTTCAGATTTTTTTTCAAACGTCATTTTTTACTTTCTTTCTCCTTTCAAAACAGCACTACACCTTGGACAAGTGTCGGGGTATGACTCATCGTTACCAGTTTCAGGGCTGTATTTCCAGCATCGCTGGCATTTCTTACCATCAGCATGTTCAACGTAAACATTTACAAACTGCCCATTTAAACTACTCTCAGGAAGCCTATCTACAAAAGATACCTTAGAGACTATGAAGAACTCATCTAAAATCGCGCGGTATTTCACCATCAGTTCCAGTATCTCAGGGTTCTTCGCTTCTATCAAAACATGTGCATCAAGAGAATGCCCAATTATATCTGACGCTCTTGCATTTTCAAGAGCTTTTAATACGTCATCTCTGACTAATAACAAGTGCTGGAATTCTTCAAGTAATTTCTCATCAATAAATTCATTTTTCACTTCAGGCCAATACTCGAGATGAATACTTTCGTATCTTTTCAATGGACTTTCTTGGTATGCTTCTTCTGTAGTAAATGGCATTATTGGTGCGAGAATTTTAACAAGTGCTTCAAGTATATAATACAAAACAGTTTGTGCAGATCTTCTGTAAATCGAGTCTTTCGCTTCAACATAAAGTCTGTCTTTTAGTATATCCAGGTAGATCGCACTCAACTCTGTTGTGCAGTATTTAACAGTTGCGTTGTATACTTTTGAATACTCAAATTCTTCAAAGAATTTGGTTACCTGATCAATATATTTTTGTAATCTACCAAGCGCCCATTTATCAAGTGGTAAGAGTTTTTCATACGGTACAATATCATTTTGTGAAAAATCATACAGATTACTTAAAAGATATCTTAGAGTGTTTCTTAATTTCTTGTAAACCTCTACCTGCTGCTCTATTATACTTTTCCCAACTCTTATGTTATCGAAGAAATCTGTACTTGCAACCCAAAGCCTCAATATGTCTGCCCCGTACTTACCTACAATATCCATCGGATCGATGACATTTCCAAGTGATTTGCTCATTTTTCTACCTTGCTCATCTTTTATGAAACCGTGAGTAACAACAGATTTAAAAGGAGCGCAGCCACTCTTTGCAGTGGCAAGGAAAATAGAACTTTGGAACCAGCCTCTGTGCTGATCGTCACCTTCTAAATACAGATCAACTGGGTATTTTTCCCCTTTTGAGCGTACCGCGGCCTCCCACGAACAACCAGAATCTATCCAGACATCCAAAGTATCGTATGTTTTTTCGAATTCTTTACCTTCACACTTTGGACACGCAAAATCTTGTGGGATAAGCTCTTTTACATCCAATTCAAACCACGCGTCCGTTCCTTTTTCCTTAACTATGTTTGCAAAATACTCTACAACTTTTGGATCAAGAATGACTTCTCCACAGGATTTACACATCACAGCTGGGATTGGAACTCCCCAAACCCTTTGTCTTGATATTGTCCAATCTGGTCTTTCCTGCACCATGGCAGTTATTCTATTCTCTCCCCAAGCTGGATACCATTTAACATTTTTGATCTGCTCAAGTACTTTCCGTCTGAGATTATTCTTATCAACGGAAATAAACCATTGTGGTGTTGCCCTAAACATCACAGGACCTTTACAACGCCAACAATGTGGATAACTATGGCTTATTTTTCCAACTTTTATAAGTGCATTTGCATTTCTTAAATCATCTACAATAATTTTATTGGCATCCCAGATTTTTATTCCTTCGTATTTTCCAGACTCCTTAGTAAACCTTCCTTCATCATCTACTGGTGACAAAACTGGTAAATTGTATTTTAAACCAGTTTGATAGTCTTCCTCACCATGCCCCGGTGCTGTGTGAACACACCCTGTACCATCTTCTAAAGTAACGTATTCAGCAAGAACAACAACAGAATTCCTGTCGTAAAGTGGATGTTTCGTTAACTTACCTTCTATTTCTTTTCCTTGGAATTTTTTAACTAACTCGAAAGCTATATTTGTTTCTGCAGCAAATCTCTGCAATAATCCTTCAGCTACAATCCAGTACTCGTTATCTACTTTTATTTTAACGTATGTATAGTCCGGGTGAAGTGCAATAGCAACATTTGCTGGAATTGTCCAAGGCGTTGTTGTCCATATAACTATATATGTATCTGGATCTTCTATCATTTGGAATTTAACGTATATAGATGGTGATTCGTGATCATGGTATTCAATCTCTGCCTCTGCTAACGCTGTTTTACATGTTGGACACCAATAGACAGGTTTATTACCACGGTAAACATTACCACTCTCAACAAGTGTTTTGAATACATCGAGTATATGATATTCATAATCAGGTGTTAAAGTTATATATGGATTGTCCCAATCACCTTTCACACCTAATCTTTTGAACTGCTGTCTTTGTAGATCTACATATTTTAGAGCAAATTCCTTACACAATTTTCTTATTTCAACTGCGCTTTTGTTTTTTGCTTCTTCACCAAGAGTTGTTGTAACACGATGTTCAATTGGTAACCCATGAGTATCCCAACCTGGCACATATGGAACGTTGTACCCACGCATTGTTTTGTATCTGATAACAAAGTCTTTTAAAATCTTATTCATTGCGGTGCCAAGGTGAATATCACCATTTGCATACGGTGGACCATCGTGGAGAACATACTTTGGTGCATTTTGACGAGTTTGTAAGGTCTTTTCGTAAATTTCCTTTTCCTCCCAAAATTTGAGAATACTCGGTTCTTTTTGAACGAGATTCGCTTTCATTTGAAAATTAGTTTGTGGTAAATTTAAAGTCTCTTTGTAATCCAACTTTGACACCTCCGTTTGTTTATACCGAATATCCAAAACTGGTTTCCAAATTTTGTAGAACTACTTCCAATTTCTAGCTTTTGCAATGGATATAATTTGGTAATTTCAAATCTGACTTTAGGTTTCAAATGCTAAAATACATAACGAAAAAGGGGTGTGTGCCCACCCCTTTTTCGTTTGGTGTGGGCACAGAATTACATGTTAATTAACCTACTTATAACTTCCTTCAATTCTGTCAAATCCGAGGATTTAACAACATACGCATCGGCTGCCCATGAAGCCATATCGCTTTTGTAATGTGAATAAGCTGTTAAGAGAACCAACTTTGCTTCCCTTTTAATTTCTCGTAATTTTCCAGCCAATTCAAGTCCATTCATGCCAGGCATCTCTATATCAATCGTAACGAGGTCATATGGTTTATCACTAAATTTTCTCAATGCTTCTTCAGCATTCTCGGCTTCATCAACCTCATATCCAGCGTCAATAAGCTCTTCGGTAACCAATAATCTCATGTTCGGTTCATCTTCCACTACAAGAATTCTCTTGGGCATATTCCTACCCCCTTTCCTTGGGGATATTATATCATAAATATTATAGCTTTTTCAATAACTTTTGTTTTTATCTAGCTTTGTACATAACCATTGCTGAAGTAGATTTAACTGTGATTTTACCATTTAGTTGATAAAGCACATTTGTACCTGCTTTGTTCTTATCTACCACAACATTCCATGTACCTTCTGGAAGTGTATATTCTTGATCTTTTGTATCACCATTGTAAATAACCAATATTTCTTTCCAAGGATCTAGGTCATCTTTTATGACAAAAGCAACCATCTTTCTTGGAGTTGACAAGAAGGATATTTTCTTTCTGATATCTTCCGCTGTTCTTTGTCTGAATGCAATGTGTGCCTTTCTTAATTCTATTAATCCCTTATAATAGTTAAACATGTCTATGAACTCTGCCTTTCTTGCATAATCAAGTCCATTGATGGAAATTGGCGAACTATAAGAATTCTCATCGAACTTTTTCGTTCTTCCGAAGTCCTGACCAGCGTGTAAGAATGGTATACCTTGTGATGTTAATAATATCGCACCAGATAATTTTTGAGCATCTTTCAACATTTCTTCTGTCCATTTGACCGTTGTATCCGCTTGCGCTGCCAAGTAGTTCTTATCCCAAAGAGTGTGATTGTCGTGACATTCAACATAGTTTATTGTCTCTTCTGGATCCTTTGCAAAACTTCTTATAACTTCATCATATTCTATACTTCCCACCACACCTCTTCTAACTGCCGTTTCCTTTGCAAGAGCCCCCATCAAAAATCCTTTAACAGTTGCATTAAAAACCGACCCTCTGAGTGCATCTCTAAATTCATCATTAAAGGCCGCTATTTTTGTACCACCAACGTCTGCCTTTCCAAATCTAACAGGTGCACCCCAACCGCCCCATGGTTCACCGTAAAGCACTATTGTTGGGTCAATTTTGTGAAGTTCCCTTTCAACAGCAAGCATAGTTTGTTTGTCCATAAGTCCCATCTGGTCAAATCTAAAACCATCAACATGATATTCAAGTACCCACCATTTGAGTGTATCAATCACGTATTTTCTAAGCATTGGTCTTTCTGTTGCCATAACATTACCACAACCACTTTCGTTCAGATAAGCGCCTGTTTTATCTATTCTGTAGAAATAATACGGAACAGCCGTATCAAACGGTGACATTACACCGACTCCCCAGGTATGTGGGAAAACTATGTCAAGTATGACTCTAATTCCATTCTCGTGAAGTGTCTTTATCATCTGTTTGGCTTCTATTATCCTTGTGT
Proteins encoded in this region:
- the ileS gene encoding isoleucine--tRNA ligase; translation: MDYKETLNLPQTNFQMKANLVQKEPSILKFWEEKEIYEKTLQTRQNAPKYVLHDGPPYANGDIHLGTAMNKILKDFVIRYKTMRGYNVPYVPGWDTHGLPIEHRVTTTLGEEAKNKSAVEIRKLCKEFALKYVDLQRQQFKRLGVKGDWDNPYITLTPDYEYHILDVFKTLVESGNVYRGNKPVYWCPTCKTALAEAEIEYHDHESPSIYVKFQMIEDPDTYIVIWTTTPWTIPANVAIALHPDYTYVKIKVDNEYWIVAEGLLQRFAAETNIAFELVKKFQGKEIEGKLTKHPLYDRNSVVVLAEYVTLEDGTGCVHTAPGHGEEDYQTGLKYNLPVLSPVDDEGRFTKESGKYEGIKIWDANKIIVDDLRNANALIKVGKISHSYPHCWRCKGPVMFRATPQWFISVDKNNLRRKVLEQIKNVKWYPAWGENRITAMVQERPDWTISRQRVWGVPIPAVMCKSCGEVILDPKVVEYFANIVKEKGTDAWFELDVKELIPQDFACPKCEGKEFEKTYDTLDVWIDSGCSWEAAVRSKGEKYPVDLYLEGDDQHRGWFQSSIFLATAKSGCAPFKSVVTHGFIKDEQGRKMSKSLGNVIDPMDIVGKYGADILRLWVASTDFFDNIRVGKSIIEQQVEVYKKLRNTLRYLLSNLYDFSQNDIVPYEKLLPLDKWALGRLQKYIDQVTKFFEEFEYSKVYNATVKYCTTELSAIYLDILKDRLYVEAKDSIYRRSAQTVLYYILEALVKILAPIMPFTTEEAYQESPLKRYESIHLEYWPEVKNEFIDEKLLEEFQHLLLVRDDVLKALENARASDIIGHSLDAHVLIEAKNPEILELMVKYRAILDEFFIVSKVSFVDRLPESSLNGQFVNVYVEHADGKKCQRCWKYSPETGNDESYPDTCPRCSAVLKGERK
- a CDS encoding response regulator, whose translation is MPKRILVVEDEPNMRLLVTEELIDAGYEVDEAENAEEALRKFSDKPYDLVTIDIEMPGMNGLELAGKLREIKREAKLVLLTAYSHYKSDMASWAADAYVVKSSDLTELKEVISRLINM